From a single Sphingosinicellaceae bacterium genomic region:
- a CDS encoding deoxyhypusine synthase gives MTTNAINDTRKAELLSTTVKHIDIRSFDARPIIDGMAGMSFTSRDLARATGIYNDMLKDPDCTIFLVIAGSTSAGGCMDLYAELLRNNMIDGIVATGATIVDMDFFEGLGHKHYQALEVPDDDTLRSLLIDRIYDTYIDEEQLQHVDHTIYEIAETLEPRAYSSREFIREMGKYLVEHGKKENSLVKLAYEHDVPIFCPAFVDSSAGFGLVKHQVEAMKAGKPYMVLDAIADFRELTQIKIEAGTTGLLMIGGGVPKNFIQDTVVCAEILGHDDVQVHKYAVQITVADVRDGACSSSTLQEAASWGKVNTGIEQMVFAEAGSVMPLLASDAYHRGYWKDRAVRGWAKLFEA, from the coding sequence ATGACCACCAACGCCATCAACGACACCCGCAAGGCCGAACTGCTCAGCACCACCGTGAAACACATCGACATCCGGTCCTTCGACGCCCGCCCGATCATCGACGGCATGGCCGGCATGAGCTTCACGTCGCGCGACCTCGCCCGCGCGACGGGGATCTACAACGACATGCTGAAGGACCCCGACTGCACGATCTTCCTGGTCATCGCCGGGTCGACGAGCGCCGGCGGCTGCATGGACCTGTATGCCGAGCTGCTGCGCAACAACATGATCGACGGCATCGTCGCCACCGGCGCGACCATCGTCGACATGGATTTCTTCGAGGGCCTGGGCCACAAGCATTATCAGGCGCTCGAGGTGCCCGACGACGACACGCTGCGCTCGCTGCTGATCGACCGGATCTACGACACGTATATCGACGAGGAGCAGCTCCAGCACGTCGACCACACGATCTACGAGATCGCCGAGACGCTGGAGCCGCGCGCCTATTCGAGCCGCGAGTTCATCCGCGAGATGGGCAAGTATCTGGTCGAGCACGGCAAGAAGGAGAACAGCCTGGTCAAGCTCGCGTACGAGCATGACGTGCCGATCTTCTGCCCGGCGTTCGTCGACTCGTCGGCCGGTTTTGGCCTGGTCAAGCACCAGGTCGAGGCCATGAAGGCGGGCAAGCCGTACATGGTCCTCGACGCCATCGCCGACTTCCGCGAGCTGACGCAGATCAAGATCGAAGCCGGCACCACCGGCCTGCTCATGATCGGCGGCGGCGTCCCCAAGAACTTTATCCAGGATACCGTCGTCTGCGCCGAAATCCTCGGCCACGATGACGTCCAGGTCCACAAGTACGCGGTCCAGATCACTGTTGCCGACGTCCGTGACGGTGCCTGCTCGTCTTCGACGCTGCAGGAGGCCGCGAGCTGGGGCAAGGTCAACACTGGCATCGAGCAGATGGTCTTCGCCGAGGCCGGCTCGGTGATGCCGCTGCTGGCGTCGGATGCGTATCACCGCGGCTACTGGAAGGACCGCGCGGT
- a CDS encoding type III PLP-dependent enzyme: MHEPYNALGVARDTRPSQPVTLVRPHAATRAARYFVEKFPGTSMYAVKANPSPDLLRILWDGGIRTFDVASIVEVRLVRETLPEATLCFMHPVKPAEAVAEAYHVHGVRVFSLDSVDEVEKIVAATSTNGVAATDLTLCVRLRVSSAYAKLSLAAKFGVGVDEAAPVLHAARQAADALGICFHVGSQTMSPAAYSDAMALVRAAIVEAGVTVDVIDVGGGFPSIYPGMEPGALDRYFEVIGRAFEDLPVSYSAELWCEPGRALSAEYASILVRVEKRRGETLFINDGAYGALFDAAHIDWRFPTELVRSESSHAKEMGFSFYGPTCDDMDFMRGPFMLPADVEAGDYIEIGMLGAYGCAMRTAFNGFGNGETRIATDEPMASAYVVTEPSREVVTPIRRAKS, translated from the coding sequence TTGCACGAGCCTTATAACGCGCTGGGGGTAGCCCGCGACACACGTCCGTCGCAACCCGTTACCCTCGTTCGCCCCCACGCCGCCACGCGCGCCGCCCGTTACTTCGTCGAGAAGTTTCCGGGAACGTCGATGTATGCGGTCAAGGCAAACCCGTCGCCCGACCTGCTGCGCATCCTGTGGGATGGCGGTATTCGGACCTTCGACGTTGCCTCGATCGTCGAGGTGCGCCTGGTCCGCGAGACTTTGCCCGAGGCGACCCTGTGCTTCATGCACCCGGTCAAGCCGGCCGAAGCCGTTGCCGAGGCGTACCACGTCCACGGCGTGCGCGTGTTCAGCCTGGATTCGGTCGATGAGGTCGAGAAGATCGTCGCCGCGACCAGCACCAATGGTGTTGCCGCGACCGATCTGACGCTCTGCGTCCGGCTGCGCGTCTCGTCCGCTTATGCCAAGCTCAGCCTCGCTGCCAAGTTCGGCGTCGGCGTCGACGAGGCCGCGCCGGTCCTGCACGCCGCTCGCCAGGCTGCGGACGCGCTCGGCATCTGCTTCCACGTCGGCAGCCAGACGATGAGCCCTGCTGCCTACAGCGACGCGATGGCCCTCGTCCGTGCCGCGATCGTCGAGGCCGGCGTCACCGTCGACGTCATCGATGTCGGTGGCGGCTTCCCGTCGATCTACCCGGGCATGGAGCCGGGTGCCCTCGACCGTTATTTCGAGGTCATCGGTCGCGCCTTCGAGGACCTGCCGGTCAGCTATTCGGCCGAACTCTGGTGCGAGCCGGGTCGGGCGCTGTCGGCGGAGTACGCCAGCATCCTCGTGCGCGTGGAAAAGCGCCGCGGCGAGACGCTGTTCATCAACGACGGTGCCTACGGCGCGCTGTTCGACGCCGCGCACATCGACTGGCGCTTCCCGACCGAACTGGTCCGCAGCGAGAGCAGCCACGCCAAGGAGATGGGCTTCAGCTTCTACGGCCCGACGTGTGACGACATGGACTTCATGCGCGGTCCGTTCATGCTGCCCGCGGACGTCGAGGCTGGCGACTACATCGAGATCGGCATGCTCGGGGCCTACGGCTGCGCGATGCGGACGGCGTTCAACGGCTTCGGCAACGGCGAGACCCGCATTGCCACGGACGAGCCGATGGCCAGCGCCTACGTTGTCACCGAGCCGTCACGCGAGGTCGTTACCCCGATCCGGCGGGCAAAGAGCTAG